The Tenrec ecaudatus isolate mTenEca1 chromosome 14, mTenEca1.hap1, whole genome shotgun sequence genome contains a region encoding:
- the GPR135 gene encoding G-protein coupled receptor 135: protein MEPPARPPVSLALLGSPQPGAPSAAGGPGGASSVAAAVRSFSTLATAAAAALGNRSDGSAGGSAVASAGGGSGWLRGAAAAAGRPPRGPEAAQLLSHGAVVAAQALVLLLIFLLSSLGNCAVMGVIVKHRQLRTVTNAFILSLSLSDLLTALLCLPAAFLDLFTPPGGSVPAAAAAAAAGPWRGLCAASRFFSSCFGIVSTLSVALISLDRYCAIVRPPREKLGRRRALQLLAGAWLAALGFSLPWELLRPPREPPAAQSFHGCLYRTSPDPARLGAAYSVGLVVACYLLPFLLMCFCHYHICKTVRLSDLRVRPLTTYARVVRFFSEVRTATTVLIMIVFVAGCWGPYCCLVLLAAAREAPAAQAPSLLNVVAVWLTWANGAINPVIYAVRNPNISMLLGRNREEGYRTRNGDLYLPTQRPGFRARSRNRLRNRYANRLGPCSRWSSATQASGAGGDVAMWACKNPAVLFCREGPPEPVVPAGKPPKAGDTSL from the coding sequence ATGGAGCCGCCGGCCCGCCCGCCAGTGAGCTTGGCCTTGCTGGGCAGCCCCCAGCCCGGCGCCCCCTCCGCGGCCGGCGGGCCTGGCGGGGCGTCCTCGGTGGCGGCGGCCGTGCGCTCCTTCAGCACCCTAGCCACCGCGGCGGCCGCGGCGCTGGGGAACCGGAGCGACGGGAGCGCGGGCGGCAGCGCTGTCGCCTCGGCTGGCGGCGGCTCCGGCTGGCTccggggggcggcggcggcggcggggaggCCGCCGCGGGGCCCGGAGGCGGCGCAGCTGCTGTCGCACGGGGCCGTGGTGGCGGCCCAGGCGCTCGTCCTcctgctcatcttcctgctgtctAGCCTGGGCAACTGCGCGGTCATGGGGGTGATCGTGAAGCACCGGCAGCTGCGCACGGTCACCAACGCCTTCATCCTCTCCCTGTCCCTGTCGGACCTGCTCACGGCGCTGCTCTGCCTGCCGGCCGCCTTCCTGGACCTCTTCACGCCGCCGGGGGGCTCggtgcccgccgccgccgctgccgccgccgccgggccCTGGCGCGGCCTCTGCGCCGCCAGCCGCTTCTTCAGCTCGTGCTTCGGCATCGTGTCCACGCTCAGCGTGGCCCTCATCTCGCTGGACCGCTACTGCGCCATCGTGCGGCCGCCGCGGGAGAAGCTGGGCCGCCGCCGCGCGCTGCAGCTGCTGGCCGGCGCCTGGCTGGCGGCGCTGGGCTTCTCGCTGCCCTGGGAGCTGCTGCGGCCGCCCCGGGAGCCGCCGGCGGCGCAGAGCTTCCACGGCTGCCTGTACCGGACCTCCCCGGACCCCGCGCGCCTGGGCGCGGCCTACAGCGTGGGGCTGGTGGTGGCCTGCTACCTGCTGCCCTTCCTGCTCATGTGCTTCTGCCACTACCACATCTGCAAGACCGTGCGCCTGTCCGACCTGCGCGTGCGGCCGCTCACCACCTACGCGCGCGTGGTGCGCTTTTTCAGCGAGGTGCGCACCGCCACCACCGTGCTCATCATGATCGTCTTTGTGGCGGGCTGCTGGGGCCCCTACTGCTGCCTGGTGCTGCTGGCTGCCGCCAGGGAGGCCCCAGCCGCCCAGGCCCCCTCGCTGCTCAACGTGGTCGCTGTCTGGCTGACTTGGGCCAATGGCGCCATCAACCCGGTCATCTATGCTGTCCGGAACCCCAACATCTCGATGCTCCTGGGGCGCAACCGGGAAGAAGGCTACCGGACTAGGAATGGGGATCTTTACCTGCCGACCCAGCGCCCGGGTTTCCGGGCGCGTAGCCGCAATCGCCTCCGCAACCGCTATGCCAATCGGCTGGGGCCGTGCAGCAGGTGGTCCTCGGCCACCCAGGCCAGCGGGGCGGGAGGGGACGTGGCCATGTGGGCCTGCAAAAATCCAGCTGTGCTTTTCTGCCGGGAGGGGCCACCAGAGCCTGTGGTACCGGCAGGCAAACCGCCCAAAGCCGGAGATACGAGCCTTTAA